The Deinococcus koreensis genome window below encodes:
- a CDS encoding thiamine pyrophosphate-dependent dehydrogenase E1 component subunit alpha, with protein sequence MIEPHTPAPIRYVAEDGQVVQELPATYTPELLRDLHHTMLRAREFDRKLITLLRQGRTTFYAQSSGMEATQVGLARSIRTGHDWVWPYYRDHTLGLALGVPMFELISQCLGTNSDPSRGRQMPHHFASARMNFVSVSSSIASQVPPAAGSAMAQKYLGTDEITVCTFGDGATSEGDWHAGMNMAGAAGAPCLFVCENNQWAISTNLRGQTASETIHIKAKAYGMPGFYVDGNDIVAVMEVCTHAADYVRAGNGPALVECLTYRVGSHSNADADAEKSYRTRDEVDEWLGRDPIVRLEKLLEGLGQPIGAEERADLIARTHREVDEHVLAAEATGSPDWRIIFEDVYSDLPSHLRDQAAALRSEMEGAASQGARA encoded by the coding sequence ATGATTGAACCCCACACCCCAGCCCCCATCCGCTATGTGGCGGAGGACGGCCAGGTCGTGCAGGAATTGCCCGCGACCTACACGCCGGAACTGCTGCGCGACCTGCACCACACCATGCTCCGTGCGCGCGAATTCGACCGCAAGCTGATCACCCTGCTGCGTCAGGGGCGCACCACCTTCTACGCGCAGTCGAGCGGCATGGAGGCGACCCAGGTCGGGCTCGCCCGCAGCATCCGCACCGGACACGACTGGGTCTGGCCCTACTACCGGGATCACACGCTGGGGCTGGCCCTGGGCGTGCCCATGTTCGAGCTGATCAGCCAGTGCCTGGGCACCAACTCCGACCCCAGCCGCGGGCGTCAGATGCCGCACCACTTCGCCTCGGCGCGGATGAACTTCGTCTCGGTCAGCTCCAGCATCGCCTCGCAGGTGCCGCCGGCCGCCGGCAGCGCCATGGCCCAGAAATACCTGGGCACCGACGAGATCACGGTCTGCACCTTCGGGGACGGCGCGACCAGCGAGGGCGACTGGCACGCGGGCATGAACATGGCGGGCGCCGCCGGGGCGCCATGCCTGTTCGTCTGCGAGAACAACCAGTGGGCGATCAGCACCAACCTGCGCGGACAGACGGCCAGCGAGACCATACACATCAAGGCGAAGGCCTACGGGATGCCGGGCTTCTACGTCGACGGCAACGACATCGTGGCCGTCATGGAGGTCTGCACGCACGCGGCCGACTACGTGCGCGCCGGCAACGGCCCCGCGCTGGTCGAGTGCCTGACCTACCGCGTGGGCTCGCACAGCAACGCCGACGCCGACGCCGAGAAGAGCTACCGCACGCGCGACGAGGTGGACGAGTGGCTGGGCCGCGACCCGATCGTCCGCCTGGAGAAGCTGCTGGAGGGCCTGGGGCAGCCTATCGGCGCCGAGGAGCGGGCCGACCTGATCGCCCGGACGCACCGCGAGGTCGACGAGCACGTGCTGGCTGCCGAGGCCACCGGCTCGCCGGACTGGCGGATCATCTTCGAGGACGTGTACTCCGACCTGCCCAGCCACCTGCGCGACCAGGCGGCGGCGCTGCGCTCGGAGATGGAGGGCGCCGCGTCCCAGGGAGCGCGGGCATGA
- a CDS encoding alpha-ketoacid dehydrogenase subunit beta encodes MTATQERQAAQGTGEPRVINLIQAVTEALAEELERDSRVVLFGEDVGARGGVFMATAGLQQRFGKTRVFDTPLSEASIVGAAVGMAARGLRPIAEIQFADYMGPGFDQIISQAAKLRYRSGGQFTAPLVIRTPSGGGVKGGHHHSQSPESYYTHTPGLKVVMPSTPYDAKGLLKAAIRSDDPVIFFEPKRLYRAAKGEVPGHDYTVKIGEAAIRREGQDLSLIGYGGVMPDLEKAADALAAEGISAEVIDLRSLVPWDQDLVVGSVQKTGRAVLVSEAPRISNFMGEVAYVIQEQAFDSLLSPVGQVAGFDTPYPYVQDKVYLPGANRILAACVKVLNY; translated from the coding sequence ATGACCGCCACGCAGGAACGGCAGGCGGCCCAGGGCACGGGAGAGCCCCGCGTCATCAACCTCATTCAGGCGGTGACCGAGGCGCTGGCCGAGGAACTGGAACGCGACTCGCGGGTGGTGCTGTTCGGCGAGGACGTGGGCGCACGCGGCGGCGTCTTCATGGCGACTGCCGGCCTACAACAGCGCTTCGGCAAGACGCGGGTGTTCGACACCCCGCTCTCGGAGGCGAGCATCGTGGGGGCGGCGGTCGGGATGGCGGCGCGCGGGCTGCGGCCCATCGCGGAGATCCAGTTCGCCGATTACATGGGGCCAGGCTTCGACCAGATCATCTCCCAGGCGGCCAAGCTGCGCTACCGCAGCGGCGGGCAGTTCACGGCGCCGCTGGTGATCCGCACGCCCTCGGGCGGCGGGGTCAAGGGTGGGCACCACCACAGCCAGAGCCCGGAGAGCTACTACACCCACACGCCGGGCCTGAAGGTCGTGATGCCCAGCACGCCCTACGACGCCAAGGGGCTGCTCAAGGCCGCCATCCGCTCCGACGACCCGGTGATCTTCTTCGAGCCCAAGCGGCTGTACCGCGCCGCCAAGGGCGAGGTGCCGGGCCACGACTACACCGTGAAGATCGGCGAGGCCGCCATTCGCCGCGAGGGCCAGGATCTCAGCCTGATCGGGTACGGCGGCGTGATGCCCGATCTGGAGAAGGCGGCGGACGCCCTCGCGGCCGAGGGGATCAGCGCCGAGGTGATCGACCTGCGCTCGCTGGTGCCCTGGGATCAGGATCTGGTCGTGGGCTCGGTGCAGAAGACCGGCCGCGCCGTGCTGGTCAGCGAGGCGCCGCGCATCTCGAACTTCATGGGCGAGGTGGCCTACGTGATCCAGGAGCAGGCCTTCGATTCGCTGCTCTCCCCGGTCGGGCAGGTGGCGGGCTTCGACACCCCGTACCCGTATGTGCAGGACAAGGTCTACCTGCCGGGCGCCAACCGGATCCTGGCGGCCTGTGTAAAGGTGCTGAACTACTGA